From a single Vibrio chagasii genomic region:
- a CDS encoding kinase/pyrophosphorylase, with the protein MQIDIQSRDVFYVSDGTAITCETLGHVVLGQFPFKANEKTFPFVESEDKLSDLLKEIDTSYRESGQQPLVFFSIVIPEIKAKLLEAPAHCYDVLESIVQKVQDDIHMAPTPKLQRSRSVNKDSVKYFDRIAAIEYTLAHDDGITLKGLEEADIILLGVSRSGKTPTSLYMAMQFGLRVANYPFIHDDLARLKLLPEFEIYRHKLFGLTIDAERLTEIRENRLAGSEYASDSQCLYELQTVEAMFRREAVPYINTSSLSVEEISTRILERTGLRRRLL; encoded by the coding sequence ATGCAAATTGATATTCAAAGTCGTGATGTATTCTATGTTTCTGATGGAACGGCCATAACATGTGAGACTTTAGGGCATGTTGTTCTAGGTCAATTTCCCTTCAAAGCTAATGAGAAAACTTTTCCGTTTGTTGAAAGTGAGGACAAACTTTCTGATTTATTGAAAGAGATCGACACTTCGTATCGTGAGAGTGGTCAGCAACCTTTAGTGTTCTTTTCGATTGTGATTCCTGAAATCAAAGCGAAGTTGCTTGAAGCGCCAGCTCATTGCTATGACGTGTTGGAAAGTATTGTTCAGAAGGTACAAGATGACATCCATATGGCACCGACACCTAAGCTGCAACGCTCACGCAGTGTAAACAAGGACTCGGTGAAGTATTTCGACCGTATTGCCGCAATAGAGTACACGCTTGCGCACGATGATGGCATTACGCTTAAAGGTTTAGAGGAAGCCGACATCATCTTACTGGGGGTGTCTCGAAGTGGTAAAACCCCAACCAGTTTGTACATGGCGATGCAGTTTGGTCTACGCGTAGCAAACTATCCATTTATCCATGATGATTTAGCGCGATTAAAGCTGTTGCCTGAGTTTGAGATATACCGACATAAGTTGTTTGGTTTAACCATTGATGCAGAAAGGCTGACTGAAATCCGCGAGAACCGTTTAGCGGGCAGTGAGTACGCGAGTGACTCACAGTGTTTGTATGAGCTGCAAACCGTAGAGGCGATGTTCCGTAGAGAGGCAGTGCCGTACATCAATACCTCATCGTTA